The Arvicola amphibius chromosome 6, mArvAmp1.2, whole genome shotgun sequence DNA window GAGGTTGGTCACACCCTGAGCAGGAGAGACCGTCGAAATGCATACCTCCCACTTGTTAGAGAGAGTGAATCCCTCACCTCTGCTTCCCTCTATTGTCACcaggttcttttgtttctggctgcccagacccgaataatcacacggaaaccaCATTAATCACAACTGcatggccaatagcttaggcatatgtCTGGCCAACTCagatcttaaatcaacccatttctatcatctgtgtatcaccacgaggctctggtctactggtaaagttccactgtgtccttctccttcagcagctacatggcattgccctgactctgcctactctctctctctatttcctgcctggctttactctgccctgtcataggtcaaagcagctttattcattaacctataagagcaatgcatatacagaagggcatcccgcATCACTCAGTGCCTCCTCCCTCATGTGGGAATAACAAACACTACTTTTTCCTGCTTTCCTCATGCAAGGACCCTTCAGTCCTGCACAGGCAACTCCACAGGCTCCAGCTCAAGCCAGTGTTCCCCCATTGTACCATCCCTGCACCGGGGCAGCACCACCATTTCCCTTAAGAACATCCCTCACTCCTTTCCCACATGATCGATCCCTATCCTTTAAGGTTTCCATAAAATGGAGCTCCCAGGATACTAACTCGATAATCCCATTAATCCTTTATTGAAACCAGGCTCAGGTAGTAAAGGGGTTAGGTTTACTGTATAATCCCAGTATCTATCAGCTCCTGGGGGTACCAGTGTCTGTTGCTGAGTTCCATCTTCTATAATCAGAGGGGAGCAGCCATAGTTTGGCATAGTATGGTTGTGATGACTATATGCACTGAATGGTATTCATAGGCTCCTCAGAACACTGGTCTCTcagaagacaacaacaacaacaacaacaacaacaacaaaatccaagtcTATGCTGATCCCCATTGTCGTTCTCACTCCAGGAAGAACAGCAGGCATAGAGCTAGAGTGAgttcacttttctctttctctctctacagGAGGAGTCGACCTGGCATCTCTTCTACCGTTCATCAGTGCTGGATGTTGTTCCATCTGACAAACGAGACAATGGAAATGGGTGACACTAGCAGACTAATGGCGGTATTTCCAAAACTCGAGGAACAACTGATAAGCATCTGGCTAAAGATTCCATAGAAAATGCTCACCGTAGACGTCTGTGATAGGAAAGACACACatgaggagaaaatgaaaatactcCTAGCTAAAAAAAGCTTTTAAGTGTTGGTGATATGTGAATATATAGTgtacagataataaaaatatcatgtaaAGCAAAAACGCATCCTACGtatgtaattttaattaactaaatATGATTAGAAATTACTATCTGTGGaggtataatattttatttatgaatgaatCACTACCTATGTAactagttttgtgtttttgagttaATTTGCATCTCTATTTTTTGGAATATAGAGCATGCAAATTGTAAATCTTCatttataaatcttttatttataaaccttttttcttcttaagagGAAAAACTCAGGTCAACCACCTGAAAGAGACAGGCTAAGGGTGTAGCTAGAGGGCATGCCTGTCACGTGCCAGGTCCCGTGCTCCATCCCCCGCAGGAGTgtgtgagaaggaaaagaaagaagaagaggaaaatgaaggcaGGCACGGTGGTGATCATGGTGCCTCCATGGCTGACTGAGGAGGTTGAAAGAAGAAGACCAGGAACAGAAGGGCGGCCCAGGCTTCATAGCACTGCACCCTGAAACACAAACTGGACCTGGACAGGTCTGGCTAtacatgattattattattattttttaatggttaTCTTCAGTTTCCTGGGGCAAACTATGAATCCAAGTTCTTTTTCTGGATTTTCAATTATAGAATCTAGGGATTCATTACATTTGTCAGTTCCTTGTTACTTTTAAAGCAATAGACTAACATGCGCGGCCAATCTGTGAAGGTCTACTTGATGGCTGTATAGCATCGATGTTAATGGTCCAGAAAGCTGGTCTGTGTAAAAGAGGTCAGAGAGTCCAAAGTGACATCAAATTCATAGTCGCTCAGAGAGACGGACAGTTTTCCCAGGGAAGACCACACTGCACGGCAAGGTGGGAGTTAGACTTGTGACTCTCAactgatagttttgttttattttgcttttagtcccccccccccacacacacaggaaacatactagaataaaatatatgaactTAGGTACTTTATTAAGATACTCTTGttttctggagtgtgtgtgtgtgtgtgtgagggtgggggggagaggaaaCTTTTTATCTCTTGCATTCAGAAATTTGATGCCTTGTCCTCAAGTGTTGGTTCAGAAATATTTCAGAAGTAGCCTTCCCCCATACTGTCCCCCTAGACACTGCCTTTGAAATTCTAAGATTCCTTCTAGAGTCCCAATATTATACACTCAGCACTTATCAGTAATGGTGATGATGTTTATGCCAAACATAAAAAGCCTAGATACATGctacaataatataataattttcatGAACTTCTGATGGCTCTTGGAATAGAGAACACACTTTTCACACAAGCATCTAGAGACTTTCACAAATAGTCCTAATGAGTTTTCTTTGGGTtgaggtggtcctgggctctggtGATAAAAGATTGAAAGACAGGAAATTGAGAAGTACGGGCAGGGAACAGCCTTAGTtatggttctattgctgtgaagagacaccacaaccacagcaactgttataaaataatacatttgattgtggtggcttacattttcagaggtttagtccattatcatcatcttGGGacttggtggcatgcaggcagacatgtactggagaaagagctgagattCTTACAGCTTGACCTACAAGCAACAGGAAATggcctgagacactgggtgtggcttgagcatatacgagacctcaaagcctgcctctacaatgacatatttcctccaataaggccactcGACTCCAACAaacccacacctcctaatagtgccactccctttggaggccattttctttcaaaccatcacaggaaCCTTCACCTCAACCTCAAGGTCTAATTTATGCTTTTCACTGTTTGGGCATCAAATTTTAATACAACCATCTGAAACAAGAGGACCACCACAACTCACAAAATGCTTAAGGACAATACATATGTGACCTCTGAGGACAGCTGTCAGAGCTCACCTCTCATCCCTAGCCTGAATGGTGCATCTCATAAACACCCCTATCAGTTCATTCACAAAGGAAATTCTTGAAAAGAAACAAGTAACCACCTCATACAATTTTACCCTCAAacaattttacttaatttttgaaCTGCTTTAACTTTTAAAGATGATTGAGCAATGTAACTTCAAAACCACAAAATACCTgtgtacacacattcatacaacacacacacacacacacacacacacacacacacactcccctgcAGTCCTGTACTCTGAATGTAGGATCTACCACATACTAGATAGATGCTTTATTACTAAGGCACATTCCCACTGTTTTCAGTGtggcttttattttgagacaggatctcccgtCTGTGAGCTTATTCTACAGCCCATGTGTGCTTTGAATTTAGACCCTCTTTCCCTAGCCTCTCAAGTAGCAGGGGTTACAGTTCTGCACACCAAGCCTAGCCATAGTTTCTGTTAACACACACACCCCCTTTTCCTGAGAcagacacccacccaccctcaaTTTCTCCTTAACAGACATCAGTTTTTCTCATGCTGTcttgttcttaaattcttttttgtgGTATCAGTTAAGATCCCTGCTTCACCAGGGTAGATATCTCCAGAAAGGACTCATACCATCTGGCTGCACCGGCTCACAAGTTCTGCTTCAGCTGACATAATCCCACAACACCCTCATGTTAGCATCCTCCAGAATGGATTGGGTTTTACACCTTCCACCTTAATGAGCATCatgttctctcctctttctcctcttctcttgaCATCTTCTAACCATGGTGGCTTCAGTCTCATGGCcaccctccctctgcctcagctgccTTAGTTCTGGGCATATTGCCACAAAGCCCAGCTGGAGACACTCTTATCTCCAGACGTGCTCCTTGGATAAGCTCTGAGAAGAACACTTCTCCAACACACCTGCAGGCGCATCTACCAGCACAGCCACTTTAAGAGACTGTAAACTGTCATCCcagctttataattttatagataATTAAGGGGCAGGCACTGTGCGTATTCAACCGGGGTAGATAAGACAGAGAGAGTAGGCCCCTGGCGGCGTTTAATTCGCGAAAGGAGAGGCAAACTCGGTTGAAAACCAACCTTGACGTTGGTTGATTTGGCTACAGAGATGCCATTGGTGAGCCGTATATAACGGCGTTTGAGCAGTTCCTCTTACGATTCAGGGGAAGCAGCGCCTCTCACATGCTCTGTGGAGCGTTTTTTAGGCTCTGCTCCCTTTGAGAAGGCCTCACTCTGGAGTTTTGGGATAATTCTAGGAACACCGTCTGATTCTACAGGGAGATGGCTAAGATGTCTGTGTTACTTCtgtcacatatataaataatttcgATAAGACTTCGGGCCTGAATAATTGATTTTAATCGCCAGTTAGAAGCCACATATATAGACAATCCCTCCGAAGACACTGGATATATTTTCTACCAAAAATTACTTTTGAAttttcaaagagaagagaaagttttcttcttcttcatgaaTTTGATTGAAAATCAAGGGCTTTTCCCACtagttctggcctgcaggaacaTTTATCaataaaaggtaaaaagtcaGGTGGAATCCAAGTCCCCGTGGGTCACCTGGTGTCGCAACCTGTGCGATTCTGCAGTGAGCACACATGGAAGTTTCTACTTTTGGggggaaaagaaacacaaacGCCCCTCCACCAGGGGCGGGGGAGGTGTCTGGGAATGCACCAATCACAGCGCGCCCTGCTCTATATAagcccccccttccccccctgcGCTGTTGGTggtctttttactttttcttactgGGTTATTTCTTGACTAATTCTTGGCTATGTCGGAAACGGCTCCTGCAGCCTCAAGTAGCCTTGTCCCAATTCCTGTCGAGAAACCTCCATCTAAGAGGCGAAGGAAGAAGGCTGGCTTGGCCGCTGCTCGCAAACCCCGGAGTTTCTCGGTTTCCAAGTTGATTCCCGAGGCCCTTTCGACGTCTCAGGAACGGACCGGGATGTCCCTTGCTGCCCTGAAGAAAGCCCTGGCTGCGGCTGGCTATGACGTGGAGAAGAACAACAGCCGGATCAAGCTGGCCCTCAAGAGACTTGTGAATAAGGGGGTCCTGGTGCAGACCAAGGGCACCGGCGCCTCCGGCTCCTTCAAGCTCAGCAAGAAGGCGGCTCCTGAGAAGGTCAAGGGTAAGGTCAAGAAATCTGCTTCTGCCAAGGCGAAGAAGCTGGGTTTGTCCAGGGTCTCGAGATCCCCCAAGAGCAGTAAGACCAAGGGCGTCAAGAAGCCGAAGGCCACGCCCACAAAAGCATCTGTCGGCCGACCGAAGACCAAAGGCACCAAAGGTGTGCAGCCGCGGAAAAGCCCCGCCAAAGCGAGGGCGGCCAACCCCAACGGTGGCAAGCCAAAGATGGGCCTGCATAAGACCGACCTGAGGAAGGCAGCAGCGAAGAAGTGAGCTTCAaagtcagtttaaaaaaaaaaaaaacccaaaggctCTTTTAAGAGCCACTTCCATAgtttttaaaatggcaaaaacACTTTAAAACAGAAGttaatgaagccgggcggtggtggttcattcctttaatcccggcactcgggaggcaggcagattctgtgagttcgaggccaacctggtctacagagcaagttccaggacacgcaCCAAAGCCACAAggaacccagtctcaaaaaacataacCAAAAAGTTAACGAGGTGGACAGTCGCTTTATGTGGATCTGTCTTCTAGACCCTAGAGTTAAAAAAGTTTGGAGGGCCCTAGGTGTAGCCTATTTACAAATTTGGTCGTGTATTAATGCTTTCTCATTATCATAAAGGTCACCATAGGCATATTTCATTCTAGAAACACCACCATATCAAGGAAGAAAGTAGAGATGAGTTCAGTAATAGATGCCACTTTGACCAAACATTGTACTTCAATTTACACTTTAAAAAACCATTAATCAGTGTCCAGGCTGTCGAACAACCACTATGAACCCAGATGATTAGGAGTCAGCCTAGAGATTATACATGTTTTCTTGAGTTTAATTTTTAGGATTTCGTGGGTGATGAATGGAAAAATGCAGCGAGCAGTCTCAAGAATATTGGAAGTTTTTGCAGTTTATCAATAGAGATCAATTTTGTCCCATTTTATAAAATGGTTTAATACTATTGGTCTAACAGTTACAATTgaaatcttttgtttattttatgaaaataacatgTAGGCCTCATGAGATTGACAAGAGCAGTATTAAAAATTAGGAGCCCTATTCTTTTAGGGAATTGTTAGGGCTTGAATTCAATGCTCGACATAACAAAAACAGTACTGGGGCAGTCTGGtgtgaaatacttttaaaaaatcctgtTTTTAAAACTTGTGATTTAACAGTTTTATGCATTAAGGAGTGTCACAAATATACTAAAttcatatttatctattttagccCTTGGTTTCAGGAGTGACAAAAGACCATAGCGGGGTTGCTAGAGAGATTGCGTAGTCAAATACACATGCTGGTCTTGAATACCAGAGTTTGGATATCAGAACACAactacctttaactccagcttccCGGAAATCCGACGCCCTCTGCTGGCAACTGTACAAACCTGCTACATACACGAACGCCATTCCACAACTATGCAGTTCGTGTATAAAAAGGTCGTCCCCAGTAGAGTATGTAGTTAGGCCTTATTGTATACAATGAATAGCTAAACAAAATACCTTCAATACCTTCTGTGTAGAACCAGCCCTTGTCCTTAGAAAAGCGTTATTGAGCCCTTTAAAATGTTGGTCACAATTCCCGACAGTTCATGTTACGAGGTGACTCTAATTCAAAGCCTACTAAATTAGCGTATTCAGTACTAAATTGTATAAAATTAACAAGCCTGTACATGCTTAGTGGTTACATGTCTAAAAATACCTGCTTTTGAAACAACTATGATGGGAAGGACGGCTTAGCAAGGTAGCCCGCACCTGTCTGTCCAGTCTTTGTTTAAAAGATCGCAAGACGTGCAATAGCTCTTTGTTGAGTTTGTGGGTGGCCCTGAAAAGGGCCTTTTGCGACAGAGGAGGAAGTGAAACAACAGCTTAACCTCCGAAGCCGTAGAGGGTGCGGCCCTGGCGCTTGAGCGCGTAGACCACGTCCATGGCGGTGACGGTCTTGCGCTTGGCGTGCTCCGTGTAGGTGACCGCGTCGCGGATCACGTTCTCCAGGAACACCTTCAGCACCCCGCGGGTCTCCTCGTAGATGAGGCCGGAGATGCGCTTGACTCCCCCGCGCCGGGCCAGGCGGCGGATGGCGGGCTTGGTGATGCCCTGGATGTTGTCGCGCAGGACCTTGCGGTGGCGCTTGGCGCCACCTTTGCCCAGGCCTTTACCTCCCTTTCCACGACCAGACATGATTACAAGGACGGAGTAAAGCAAGCAGCGCCCAAGCTTCCCTTTAAATAGAACTCTGGCGGACCTGATTGAAAACCACAGGCGTTAGGCGGGGTTTTCGAAGCAGGCCCTCGAAAGGGGGTGGAGCAAACAGGAAGCGCCATTACAATCTGAAGGTTTTGATTGGCCAGAAAACCCCAGCTATTTTCCACGCTGTGTCATGACGTACAGGTTTCAATCTCGCGGAAaatattcaattttgtttttcatcttttttttttcttttgcgcGAAATGAAAGCCTTGTAGGCGCTATTACGCAAAGCAAATATCTccatttcatgtttgtttttattttatgatgaaaTTAGTCGATGGTTGTTTCGTGCGGACGCCCGTAAAATATCCAAAACGGTGAAGCCAACAACAAACACCCTTTACTGTTCCTGACGACTTTGTTTGTGAAGACAGAAACATGGAAAAAGCCTCTCAAATTGAACCTCCTAATTGTAGACTTCATATTCCCCATCTCGAGTCAGACACCTAGTGACTTCGCTCCCCACCCgctttttaaataaagactgCACAAAAGGATACACTTACGGTACCGGTTGTTCTTTGCCTGTTGTGTCCTTCCGATCTGTCTTGGTTCCATTTTTGTTTCCCTTCCAACCTTTATTAACGACAGCATGGCTTTCTCAGTTTCTGAAAAGACGTGTTTTCTAGATCTGGGAATTACAGTGCAGGGCTAATACTTGATTAAGGTCATTACAAAGCCTACAGGGACCTAGTGACACCTTTGATAAGATTAATGATGTCAAAACAAGGCTaatctcatttttttcaaaagatagaAGAGCAGGCAACATTATGTCTTAATGTGAGTTTATTGTCGGTATTGGACTTccgaatatttttaaacaatgaggtaggagagatggctcaaagtatTTGATTTGATACTctcccagaggtcccaggtttggttcacagcatccacatggtagctcacaacctcccAAAACTCTGGTTCCAGGAATCCGATGACCTTTTTTGATGTCCATGGGTGCCACGGGTACCTTCTGACCAAATCAAAGGCCTTTAATTCCTCTTTCTTATTATCCACCCCCCACTACAAACACCTTAAACCAGGAGCCCCAACTAAGTATGAATTTAAAACACgtttttaaaacatggaaatatTTCTGAAAGTTCCTAGGGTTCTGATTAATTTTGAAAGGGTACAGCATATTTATTCCTTGCTGTAGAAGACATCAGAGGTCTGCTGCCAGGTAGCACTGGCAATGCCCTCTAATTTGGCAAGAAATGACAACAGCATCCCACCACAGGCTTTCTTGGCTTGGAGATAAGTATTTATAGTGGCTAGGAGCTGAATTAAAATTCCAGCACGGTCATTTTCTAGCTATTAACCAGAAATTTCAAATCGCAAGATAACTCATCTCTAGGCTCTTGTTTTCATACATTGAAATAAAAGCTAATGTTGCCAAAAAGTCCTTCCTCATAGAACTTTCTAGAGGAAGTAGTAGTGAGAACAGCCTAGCATCTAGTATTTATGTAAAGTtacataaaatgttaattttacaaAGCCTTGGAGGAGTGGGAGAATACTTGCTTGGCATGTGTGAGGCTTTGGGTTTGATTTTCGATACAGAAAaggaattatttttagaaaaccttTGTTCCCCAAAAGATGTTACTCACACTGCAAATTTGTATTCagaaaaatggggaggggagcagagagctTTTCCTCAAaacaccatttttttctcttactctaCATTGGACAGCTAATAAGAAACAGCAGAGCCATCAGCATGATATCCAGTAATATCTAAATGGATGCACATGCCAAAGCACGCATGATTTCTAAAAATTGGCTGCCTGAGTCCTGAGACATTCCATCAATGTTCTGTATGCGAAAGAGCTGGGATTAGTCATGAAAGCACAAACAAGCTATGTTCCAAAACGTTGAGGAAGCTTTGAAATTTCAGGTGCCTGTCTGTCCACACACCGTTCATGCTTAGAGCTGTTCAGAGTAGCCTAATAGtcatcattaaattttaaaaaataaaggtattGACTTAAAAGTAGCATTATGACAAAATTTGGCACCGTGTGTGCAACATTTTGCTTTGAAATGTGCCCAGGATTGCAGTGCTGAGAGACTGGAAAGAGCTACTTCTCTTTCTCATCACAACACTTGAGAGGAAGTGGTACCAGGGTGGACCTCCCAGAAGGTGCCTGTCACTGTTGAAAGCCACTTAGGAGACCACTGGGCTTCGTGTTTGCCTTCTGTTCACTATACCAGTCTTCCCAGTATCTAGTACATAATTCTGTGTCCTATAATTTTCAtgcactttctctttaaaaaatatcttctacacagaaacacacacacacacacacaccttgctatttgttcttttaagaaaGTTGCTtgtggtctccaactcacagaataGCTGAGAATATGCTGAACTCTGATGTCCCTGTATCCacatcccaggtgctgggattacaggtgtgcctaACATACCTGTTGTTTTTCTGGACAAGAGATGCTGCTTCTGTCAGCCCTAATCCCAACAGTTTACTTTAGGGATATGTCCTTGTCCTCAACTTCTTTACTACCAACTGTAATGTACTGAAATTAGCCGCCAGGTGTCAGCGTTCCTCCAACCTACCACGGTGGGTAAATGTTTAACCAGGGGTGGAGGGAGACGGGAGATTTGAAATGTCTTAATTCTTCAAACGCAGCCCCTAAAATTTTACGAAAAAGGCAGAAATAACCCTAAGAAACACATCAAAATGCAATGCATCATTCTTGCAGCAGTCTAATTATTATATCATACCATTTTTTACTGAACCTTTCCCTAATGAGGCGGAGGACGCCTCATGGCATTCTGTTATGTACAAAGTGTTATTTAGAGAGAACAAATCACAGTGTTTCAGCCGATCATGCAGATAAACACTGCTTACATCTTATACTCAGATGATAATGtctttacagaaaaggaaaagcatcCAGCTAGCTATCACAGTGCGGGGAAAGAGGGGAGTAttcaataaaacacaaagaaaaagagtacaTGGCTGTATCCCAATTACAGTAGGTGTAATTTAAGGCAAGCCTGTGCCACAGGAGTTTGATGCTATCCTGGACTGTGTGGTGtccaacttaaaacaaaaattaagccaaatcaaacaacaacaacaacaaaaagccagaaTTAGAAGTGATATAAATATCCTTAAAGTGATTTGAGTTAAATACATCCATAAGATGGGCAAGAATATCAATAAAGCTGTGTAGTACAATATAAAAAATGGCATATTTACCAAATCATGAGTTTATTAGTTGCACACATTTTGATGGGAATGATACCGAGGTAATAtaccagatgctagatgagtttGTAGCACATTAAGGAAATGATAGCTCTAAGTTTATCTATCAAAGTTTGCTGTTTTTTTCTACCTAGATTTCACATACAGAAAATAAgataaaggtttaaaaaaaactagaaacaaaacaaacaaacaaacaaaacaacaacaataaataggTGAAGTCCCTGCTCAAATtcagtcttcaaaaaaaaaaaaaaaaaaaaaaaaaaaaccaaaaaaaaccactgtAGCTGTTGGCCTGGGGCACTTGGTCTTTAGGATGAAATTTATAGCACAGTCATGCAGGCAAATGTGTGAATTGGGGGACACTGAACACATGCCTTCTGGA harbors:
- the H1-6 gene encoding histone H1t, with translation MSETAPAASSSLVPIPVEKPPSKRRRKKAGLAAARKPRSFSVSKLIPEALSTSQERTGMSLAALKKALAAAGYDVEKNNSRIKLALKRLVNKGVLVQTKGTGASGSFKLSKKAAPEKVKGKVKKSASAKAKKLGLSRVSRSPKSSKTKGVKKPKATPTKASVGRPKTKGTKGVQPRKSPAKARAANPNGGKPKMGLHKTDLRKAAAKK
- the LOC119816569 gene encoding histone H4; protein product: MSGRGKGGKGLGKGGAKRHRKVLRDNIQGITKPAIRRLARRGGVKRISGLIYEETRGVLKVFLENVIRDAVTYTEHAKRKTVTAMDVVYALKRQGRTLYGFGG